A region of Ferruginibacter albus DNA encodes the following proteins:
- a CDS encoding nitroreductase family protein, whose translation MKTFYTMENSFSVLSSIIKERRSTKPAQLNGSVIPDEQVEKLLELADWAPNHGNTEPWRFIVYAGAAAKSFCKDHADLYKRMIPAENFMQGSYDKIIENGNHASHIIVAVMQRGKLPKIPLWEEEAATAAAMQNILLGATALGIASFWSTGGMVHNPAMKDFLQLNEHDRVMGILFLGYSDAENKGKRTIPLTDKVKWVS comes from the coding sequence ATGAAAACATTTTACACAATGGAGAACTCATTTTCTGTTCTTTCTTCAATTATAAAAGAACGTAGAAGTACCAAACCTGCACAATTGAATGGCAGTGTCATTCCTGATGAACAGGTAGAAAAATTATTAGAGCTGGCAGATTGGGCACCCAATCATGGAAATACAGAACCATGGCGCTTTATAGTGTATGCAGGCGCTGCAGCAAAATCATTTTGTAAAGATCATGCTGATCTGTATAAACGTATGATACCTGCCGAAAATTTTATGCAGGGCAGTTATGATAAGATCATTGAAAATGGGAATCATGCTTCGCATATAATTGTTGCTGTTATGCAGCGTGGCAAGTTGCCAAAAATTCCTTTGTGGGAAGAAGAAGCTGCAACTGCCGCCGCGATGCAAAACATTTTGTTAGGCGCTACAGCGTTGGGTATCGCATCTTTCTGGTCAACAGGCGGCATGGTACATAATCCGGCTATGAAAGATTTTTTGCAGTTAAATGAACATGACCGTGTAATGGGTATTTTGTTTTTAGGATACAGCGATGCAGAGAATAAAGGCAAGCGTACCATTCCTTTGACAGATAAGGTGAAATGGGTGAGTTGA
- a CDS encoding exo-beta-N-acetylmuramidase NamZ family protein: MVQIKAQPAIIPGAERTDMYFHLLKGKRVGVFANQTSMVKQTNLVDTLLKSGITVVKIFSPEHGFRGTADAGEELSNSTDTKTGLTIVSLYGNHTKPTAGDLNDVDVLVFDIQDVGVRFYTYISSLQYLLEAALENHKPLLILDRPNPNGFYVDGPVLNMKFKSFIGMQPVPIVYGMTIGEYAMMLAGEKWLTPEANKINSYNIAAKPTIDTPFHVLVIKCKNYDHNSKYNLPVNPSPNLKEMQSIYWYPSTCFFEGTVLSEGRGTDKPFQLFGHPSLPKYLYSFTPKPNAGAKSSKCFYQTCYGWNLSGTKEDVLKKVNGKIQLQYLLTAYKLFPGKDSFFLKNDFINKLAGSDLLAKQVKQGKTEAEIRKSWDADLKKFKTIRKKYLLYKDFTS, encoded by the coding sequence GTGGTTCAAATAAAAGCGCAACCGGCAATAATTCCGGGTGCAGAACGTACCGACATGTATTTTCATTTACTAAAAGGCAAGCGGGTTGGGGTTTTTGCCAATCAAACCAGCATGGTAAAACAAACGAACCTGGTAGATACTTTATTAAAAAGCGGTATTACTGTGGTAAAGATTTTTAGCCCGGAACACGGATTTAGAGGAACTGCCGATGCGGGAGAAGAGCTATCTAATTCTACCGATACAAAAACAGGGTTAACGATCGTAAGTCTTTACGGAAATCATACCAAGCCTACTGCAGGCGACCTGAACGACGTAGACGTATTGGTTTTTGACATACAGGATGTAGGCGTTCGGTTCTATACCTATATTTCTTCGTTGCAATATTTACTGGAAGCTGCATTGGAAAATCATAAGCCATTATTAATATTGGATCGTCCCAATCCAAATGGGTTTTATGTTGATGGACCGGTATTGAATATGAAGTTTAAAAGTTTTATCGGCATGCAGCCTGTGCCAATTGTTTATGGAATGACAATAGGAGAATATGCTATGATGCTTGCAGGAGAAAAATGGTTAACGCCCGAAGCGAATAAGATCAACAGTTACAACATCGCTGCAAAACCTACCATCGACACCCCTTTTCATGTATTGGTAATTAAATGCAAAAATTACGATCACAACAGTAAATATAATTTACCTGTTAATCCATCTCCTAATTTAAAAGAGATGCAAAGCATTTATTGGTATCCTTCTACCTGTTTTTTTGAAGGCACTGTATTAAGTGAAGGACGTGGAACCGATAAACCTTTTCAATTGTTCGGGCACCCTTCTTTACCAAAATATTTATATTCCTTTACTCCTAAACCCAATGCAGGAGCCAAAAGCAGCAAATGTTTCTATCAAACCTGTTATGGATGGAATTTATCAGGAACAAAAGAAGACGTATTGAAAAAAGTAAATGGAAAGATCCAGCTGCAATATTTGTTGACTGCTTATAAATTATTCCCGGGCAAGGATAGTTTCTTTTTAAAGAATGATTTCATTAATAAATTAGCAGGCAGTGATCTGCTGGCAAAACAAGTAAAGCAAGGAAAAACAGAAGCAGAAATCAGAAAAAGCTGGGATGCTGACTTGAAAAAATTTAAAACAATACGTAAGAAATATTTATTGTATAAGGACTTTACCTCCTAA
- a CDS encoding FKBP-type peptidyl-prolyl cis-trans isomerase, protein MQAKNGDNVKVHYTGKLVNGEQFDSSAGREPLAFTVGAGQMIKGFDAAIPGMSVGDKKTINIPAEEGYGERSEEAIIEFPKEHVPADMILTPGQQLTLTNQHGQPVPVVVVEVKDDVIILDANHFLAGKELVFDIELVEIG, encoded by the coding sequence ATGCAAGCAAAAAATGGCGATAATGTGAAAGTGCATTATACAGGTAAATTAGTGAACGGTGAACAATTCGATTCATCTGCAGGACGTGAGCCTTTGGCTTTTACTGTAGGTGCCGGACAAATGATCAAAGGTTTTGATGCCGCTATTCCGGGCATGAGTGTTGGAGATAAGAAAACGATCAATATTCCTGCAGAAGAAGGTTATGGCGAACGTTCAGAAGAAGCGATCATTGAATTTCCAAAAGAACATGTGCCTGCCGATATGATCCTAACTCCGGGTCAGCAACTTACTTTAACCAATCAACACGGACAACCGGTTCCGGTTGTAGTAGTGGAAGTAAAAGATGATGTGATCATTTTAGATGCGAATCATTTTTTAGCAGGAAAAGAATTGGTGTTTGATATTGAGTTGGTAGAGATCGGGTAG
- a CDS encoding barstar family protein, with translation MNRKQVIINGNNFETLEEFYSEMDNVFTKDLDWTTGHNLDAFNDLLRGGFGVYEYKEPILLIWENSAKSKIDLSSLKENKTIYEILLSIISEHDHIQFIEN, from the coding sequence ATGAACAGGAAGCAAGTTATAATTAACGGTAATAATTTCGAAACTTTAGAAGAATTTTATTCTGAGATGGATAACGTATTTACTAAAGATCTTGATTGGACCACTGGACATAACTTAGACGCTTTTAACGATTTATTAAGAGGAGGTTTTGGTGTTTATGAATACAAAGAACCAATACTATTGATTTGGGAAAATTCAGCTAAAAGTAAAATAGATTTAAGCTCGTTGAAAGAAAATAAAACTATTTATGAAATCCTGTTAAGTATTATAAGCGAACATGACCATATTCAATTTATCGAAAACTGA
- a CDS encoding muramidase family protein, producing the protein MKRLIIILFLLPLFAVAQTTLKVEGTSPNLYILHTVVAKENYYSIGRLYNISPKVFAPYNNLTLDKPLNLGQTIKIPLNETNFSQGTAAGDGEVLVPVYHTIKDKEGLYRVSTNYNKVPVATLKTWNKLNGEVVDNGTNLIIGYLKVKKDLSAFAAQGTTAPVATAPVKKEETSKEVPPTPKSAPVKETKKDEVVVAPQPKPEPKKEISTETVVTTPVVGKGFNGGIFKADYNKQVSGNDVASESGAGSIFKSTSGWEDGKYYCLNNTATPGTIIKITNPANGKSVYAKSLDGIPDIKQNNGLAVLVSNAAASELGVDGKFDCKLEFSK; encoded by the coding sequence ATGAAGCGCTTAATAATAATATTGTTTTTATTGCCATTGTTTGCAGTTGCTCAAACAACATTAAAGGTGGAAGGAACTTCGCCTAATTTGTATATTCTTCATACGGTGGTAGCAAAAGAAAATTACTATAGTATCGGGCGTTTATATAATATCAGTCCGAAAGTATTTGCACCTTATAATAATCTTACGTTAGATAAACCTTTAAACCTGGGACAAACCATTAAGATCCCTCTAAATGAAACCAACTTTTCCCAGGGAACAGCGGCAGGAGATGGAGAAGTATTGGTGCCGGTTTATCATACGATAAAAGATAAAGAAGGATTGTATCGTGTAAGCACCAATTATAATAAAGTGCCTGTTGCAACATTAAAAACATGGAATAAGTTAAACGGTGAAGTGGTTGACAACGGCACAAATTTGATCATCGGGTATTTGAAAGTAAAAAAAGACCTTTCAGCATTTGCGGCACAGGGAACTACAGCACCTGTTGCTACTGCTCCTGTAAAAAAAGAAGAAACATCAAAAGAAGTTCCGCCTACACCTAAATCTGCACCTGTTAAAGAAACAAAGAAGGACGAGGTTGTTGTAGCTCCTCAACCCAAGCCTGAGCCTAAAAAAGAGATATCTACAGAAACAGTAGTAACTACACCTGTAGTTGGAAAAGGATTTAACGGAGGCATCTTTAAAGCAGATTACAATAAGCAGGTGTCGGGCAATGATGTTGCTTCTGAAAGTGGCGCCGGCAGCATTTTTAAAAGTACCAGTGGTTGGGAAGATGGTAAATATTATTGTTTGAATAATACAGCCACTCCGGGTACCATTATTAAAATAACGAATCCTGCTAATGGAAAAAGCGTGTATGCGAAATCGTTAGATGGTATTCCTGATATTAAGCAAAATAATGGGCTGGCTGTTCTAGTCAGCAATGCAGCTGCATCTGAATTAGGAGTTGATGGTAAGTTTGATTGCAAGCTGGAATTCAGTAAATAA
- the pepT gene encoding peptidase T, which translates to MIDINKDDLTERFMRYVQVDTQSNPESSTYPTTEKQKDLSKLLCAELKVMGIAAETDEYGYVYATIPSNSNKENIPAICFCAHVDTAPDCSGTNVKPILHKNYNGNDIVLPDDNTQVLRTSDSPYLKKHIGSDIITASGTTLLGSDDKSGVAVIMQAAKYFVDNTTVKHGDIKILFTPDEEVGKGTAKIDMKKLGAQFGYTLDGGDAGSLEDETFSADASTITINGIIVHPGWAKDKLVNALKIAGAVLDALPKNEWSPETTEGKQGFVHPVAVNGIAEKASIQFIVRDFTLSGLQQHHARLKKIAEEVVAKYSGATMEYSIAEQYRNMKEILDQHPQVVAYAEEAIQRTGLTVIKESIRGGTDGSKLSYMGLPCPNIFAGEQNIHSKLEWVGVNDMAKAVETIVRLSMIWEERS; encoded by the coding sequence ATGATTGATATTAACAAAGATGACCTGACTGAACGTTTTATGCGTTATGTACAGGTAGATACGCAAAGCAATCCTGAAAGCAGCACCTATCCTACAACAGAAAAGCAAAAAGATCTTAGCAAGCTATTATGTGCTGAATTGAAGGTAATGGGCATTGCCGCAGAAACAGATGAATATGGTTACGTATATGCTACAATTCCTTCCAACAGCAATAAAGAAAATATTCCGGCTATTTGTTTTTGTGCGCATGTGGATACAGCGCCGGATTGCAGCGGTACCAATGTAAAGCCGATCCTTCATAAAAATTACAATGGTAATGATATTGTATTGCCGGATGACAATACACAGGTATTGCGTACAAGCGATTCTCCTTATTTAAAAAAGCATATTGGCAGCGATATCATTACTGCAAGTGGTACTACTTTGTTGGGTAGCGATGATAAATCGGGTGTAGCAGTGATCATGCAGGCAGCAAAATATTTTGTAGATAATACAACTGTTAAGCATGGGGATATTAAAATATTGTTTACGCCTGATGAAGAAGTAGGAAAGGGTACAGCAAAGATCGATATGAAAAAATTGGGAGCACAATTCGGGTATACTTTAGATGGTGGCGATGCCGGAAGTTTGGAAGATGAAACGTTCAGCGCTGATGCATCAACGATAACTATTAATGGAATTATTGTACACCCGGGTTGGGCAAAAGATAAATTAGTAAATGCATTAAAGATTGCCGGCGCTGTTTTGGATGCTTTACCCAAAAATGAATGGAGTCCTGAAACAACAGAAGGCAAACAAGGTTTTGTGCATCCTGTGGCTGTAAATGGTATTGCAGAAAAAGCGAGCATACAATTTATAGTAAGGGATTTTACATTAAGTGGATTGCAGCAGCACCATGCAAGATTAAAAAAAATAGCAGAAGAAGTAGTAGCAAAATATTCCGGAGCAACAATGGAATATAGTATTGCGGAACAGTACCGTAACATGAAAGAGATATTAGACCAACATCCGCAGGTGGTGGCTTATGCAGAAGAAGCCATACAGCGTACAGGCTTAACTGTTATTAAAGAAAGTATTCGTGGAGGAACAGATGGCAGCAAGTTGAGTTATATGGGCTTGCCTTGTCCGAATATTTTTGCAGGTGAACAAAACATTCACAGCAAATTAGAATGGGTAGGAGTGAATGATATGGCAAAGGCTGTTGAAACGATTGTTCGGTTAAGTATGATCTGGGAGGAGAGGAGTTGA
- a CDS encoding methyltransferase RsmF C-terminal domain-like protein, which translates to MNDLPISLLNSLENLQGFNKEAFQSVHQSGEQVTSIRFNNTKIPNYKFQIADLETGIWDLEFSKIPWNSHGYYLSQRPSFTLDPLFHAGAYYVQEASSMFLEEVIKQTVDLSASIKVLDLCAAPGGKSTLIHSLISKDSLLVSNEVIKTRVNILSENMTKWGAANVIVTNNDPKDFQRLESFFDIIVVDAPCSGSGLFRKDNDAITEWSEENVNLCSQRQQRILADILPALKENGVLIYSTCSYSKAEDEDIANWLTKEQKLISCKLSINNEWGIVETQSAETNAYGYRFYPDKVKGEGFFIAAFKKQSTENHLRQIKNLKNQAKLSAKEIDTIKPYIQNVDDYIFIKQYEDILALPASLENDLGIIQSSLYIKKAGVKLGSIIRNELIPDHELAMSTLLNNDLPAIEVDKETALNYLRRSDIKPDVDHKGWLLISYQQIPLGWVKALPNRINNYYPKEWRILNK; encoded by the coding sequence GTGAACGATTTACCTATCTCTTTATTAAACTCATTAGAGAACTTACAAGGCTTCAACAAAGAGGCATTTCAAAGCGTACATCAATCCGGAGAACAGGTTACTTCTATCAGGTTCAACAATACTAAAATTCCAAATTATAAATTCCAAATCGCAGATCTGGAAACTGGAATTTGGGATCTTGAATTTTCAAAGATTCCATGGAATTCCCACGGCTATTATCTTTCGCAGCGGCCTTCCTTTACACTTGATCCATTATTTCATGCAGGGGCTTATTATGTACAGGAAGCCAGCAGTATGTTTTTGGAAGAAGTAATTAAGCAAACAGTTGATCTTTCTGCTTCAATAAAAGTATTGGACTTATGTGCAGCTCCCGGTGGCAAATCAACCTTGATACACTCTTTAATTTCAAAAGATAGTTTGCTTGTAAGTAATGAAGTAATCAAAACAAGAGTAAACATCTTATCAGAAAATATGACTAAATGGGGCGCCGCTAATGTAATTGTTACAAACAATGATCCCAAAGATTTTCAACGACTGGAAAGTTTTTTCGATATAATTGTAGTAGATGCTCCTTGCAGCGGTAGTGGTTTGTTTCGGAAAGATAATGATGCCATTACAGAATGGAGCGAAGAAAATGTAAACCTCTGCAGTCAGCGGCAGCAAAGGATTTTGGCAGATATACTCCCGGCTTTAAAAGAAAATGGCGTGCTTATTTATTCTACTTGTTCTTATTCAAAGGCAGAAGATGAAGATATTGCCAACTGGTTAACGAAAGAGCAAAAATTGATAAGTTGTAAATTATCGATAAATAATGAATGGGGAATAGTAGAAACTCAGTCTGCAGAAACCAATGCTTACGGTTATCGCTTTTATCCTGATAAAGTAAAAGGGGAAGGTTTTTTTATTGCAGCTTTCAAAAAGCAGTCTACAGAAAACCATCTCCGACAAATTAAAAATCTAAAAAACCAGGCAAAGCTATCTGCCAAAGAAATTGACACGATAAAACCATATATACAAAACGTAGATGATTATATTTTCATAAAACAATACGAAGATATTTTAGCATTACCTGCAAGCCTTGAAAATGACCTGGGTATCATACAATCGTCTCTATATATTAAAAAAGCAGGTGTAAAACTGGGTTCTATTATCCGTAACGAATTAATACCGGATCATGAACTGGCAATGAGTACACTGCTAAATAATGACTTGCCTGCCATAGAAGTCGATAAAGAAACTGCGTTGAATTATCTTCGTCGTTCAGATATAAAGCCGGACGTTGATCATAAAGGATGGCTATTGATCAGTTACCAACAGATTCCTTTGGGATGGGTAAAAGCCCTGCCCAATCGCATTAATAATTATTATCCCAAAGAGTGGCGTATTCTGAATAAGTAA
- the fmt gene encoding methionyl-tRNA formyltransferase, whose product MNGELNNTSELNNASNTPFRKKGGRLIFMGTPEFAVASLDALVKAGMNIVGVVTAPDKPAGRGMHLQQSAVKKYAVENGLNVLQPEKLKSPEFLEQLKTLNADLQIVVAFRMLPEVVWNMPPMGTINVHGSLLPQYRGAAPINWAIINGEKETGVTTFKLKHEIDTGDILLQEKIIIRADETAGELHDEMKEVGAQLLVKTVEGIANSSIKEISQENTQYSIKHAPKLFTDTCKIDWTKPVDEVYNLIRGLSPYPAAFTHLDGKLLKIYKANKEKTTPSIEPGKYRIDNKTSFQFAAADGYINITELQLEGKKKMNVDDFLRGHRFV is encoded by the coding sequence ATGAACGGCGAATTAAATAATACTTCTGAATTGAATAATGCTTCCAATACTCCCTTTAGAAAGAAAGGGGGGCGACTTATATTTATGGGTACTCCTGAATTTGCTGTAGCATCATTAGATGCGCTGGTAAAAGCAGGAATGAATATTGTTGGTGTTGTAACAGCTCCCGACAAGCCCGCAGGGCGTGGAATGCACTTGCAGCAAAGCGCTGTAAAAAAATATGCAGTTGAGAATGGTCTGAATGTTTTGCAACCTGAAAAATTAAAATCTCCTGAATTTTTAGAACAGCTTAAAACATTGAATGCTGACTTGCAAATTGTAGTAGCATTCAGAATGTTACCGGAAGTGGTTTGGAATATGCCCCCAATGGGAACTATTAATGTGCATGGATCATTATTACCTCAATATCGTGGTGCTGCGCCTATTAACTGGGCAATTATTAATGGCGAAAAAGAAACAGGAGTAACTACCTTTAAATTAAAACATGAGATCGATACTGGGGATATTTTATTACAGGAAAAAATTATTATTCGTGCCGATGAAACGGCGGGTGAGTTGCATGACGAAATGAAAGAAGTAGGCGCACAATTATTAGTAAAAACTGTTGAAGGAATAGCAAATAGTTCAATTAAAGAAATCTCTCAAGAAAATACTCAATACTCAATTAAACACGCTCCTAAACTATTTACAGATACTTGCAAGATAGATTGGACCAAACCGGTTGATGAAGTATATAATTTAATTCGGGGTTTATCACCTTATCCTGCTGCATTTACGCATTTAGATGGCAAGCTGTTGAAGATATACAAAGCGAATAAAGAAAAAACTACTCCTTCCATAGAACCGGGAAAATATAGAATAGATAATAAAACCTCGTTTCAATTTGCTGCTGCAGATGGCTATATTAATATTACTGAATTACAATTGGAAGGAAAAAAGAAAATGAATGTAGACGATTTTTTAAGAGGGCATCGGTTTGTATAA
- a CDS encoding Dabb family protein, with protein sequence MSSVFFWLKPETTEQQKAEFKAALESLKGVETIQSIYIGTPVPSINRPVVDTTYSFSLLIVFNDLAGHDVYQIHPLHKAFLDGFRTYWDKVIIYDAE encoded by the coding sequence ATCTCATCAGTATTCTTCTGGTTAAAACCGGAAACAACTGAACAACAAAAAGCAGAATTTAAAGCAGCGTTAGAATCTTTAAAAGGTGTTGAAACCATACAATCAATCTATATCGGAACACCTGTTCCTTCTATCAATCGCCCTGTGGTAGATACAACTTACAGCTTTTCATTATTAATTGTATTTAATGATCTGGCTGGGCATGATGTTTACCAAATACATCCTCTACACAAAGCATTCTTAGATGGCTTTAGAACATATTGGGATAAAGTGATAATCTACGACGCAGAATAA